One Setaria viridis chromosome 3, Setaria_viridis_v4.0, whole genome shotgun sequence DNA window includes the following coding sequences:
- the LOC117848995 gene encoding putative cis-zeatin O-glucosyltransferase, whose translation MEPEANYCTLQHQALPPKPETSMESVADVAVPFPAQGHLNGMLHLSLQLASRGLPVHYAAPGAHVRQAHARVHGWGDDALRRIRFHELEVPVPAYASPPPDPAAPSPFPSHLIPMCDAFIAGARGPVTSLLASLSMRSRRVVVLYDRLSSFAVPEAARIFPNAEAYCLQCVSASYDAAWTDAGQRLLRARGLDDRGSGAVPNRAIVS comes from the exons ATGGAGCCGGAGGCCAACTACTGTACGctacaacatcaagctctgccGCCCAAGCCTGAGACCTCCATGGAATCCGTTGCCGACGTAGCGGTGCCGTTCCCGGCGCAGGGCCACCTCAACGGGATGCTGCACCTGTCGCTGCAGCTCGCGTCGCGGGGGCTCCCCGTGCACTacgcggcgccgggggcgcACGTCCGCCAGGCGCACGCGCGCGTGCACGGCTGGGGCGACGACGCCCTCCGCCGCATCCGCTTCCACGAGCTCGAGGTCCCCGTCCCCGCGTACGCCTCCCCACCGCCGGACCCGGCCGCGCCCTCGCCGTTCCCGTCACACCTCATCCCCATGTGCGACGCCTTCatcgcgggcgcgcgcggcccgGTCACCAGCCTCCTCGCGAGCCTCTCCATGCGCtcccgccgcgtcgtcgtcctgtACGACCGCCTCAGCTCCTTCGCAGTGCCTGAGGCGGCGCGGATATTCCCCAATGCCGAGGCGTACTGCCTGCAATGCGTGTCAGCGTCCTACGACGCCGCGTGGACGGACGCCGGGCAGCGGCTCCTGCGCGCGCGCGGGCTCGACGAcagggg aagtggagctgtgccaaacagagCCATAGTCTCGTAG
- the LOC117848970 gene encoding uncharacterized protein isoform X2, which translates to MGALSASTSSVNWLVEDDILLKNAVETGASLESLAKGAVCFSRKFTLEEIQDRWNSLLYDPEVSTQASSRMAEYENELSTSDPAKAHKLFNSKAKDFSFQKRKIDSVKNLYYAMRKRVCNDPCYTADLGFLVAPCSCIANGSECVCGGLPNNIEPGLSSVSRNGQVGASYNGGHTYPGMNGHSFHTKHAESMVRDGDDTNNIAYGYSDVGQMYEHHAYTANNHGSGDRNNVSLKSITDFQDSMQFQQLDSNQCGNGVVDSKALVIPNHFSGNVQEPIPLQVIGQPEGPEAPGGAIWSGVQRRGTLTLADDKNVKLENRDPHPFEANLDGGICTSGLEHEADFMDFPFFSNSEEFDILNGENFLNSPSEGNQEDLDDSAFKVVPGVRSTMQSLAHSNEANTSCDQIDPGHVESNVDVSGIMLAPTSLVVPCPGVYVECKLNTEDPEIPCNDDVATPPEYPLECCTLGQKSENTIYPVSPATSPASNAEHSKANDLALIKVEDMANAQPLQTVKIGPSTSEQKEDSVAHDKGGVLGAKPLEGPSTTGGLLTTANIVTNDANTCMLALPSFSAAGFGEGSPCSLGQHESFNNSHGLTVQNSVQAPDQMQHNSFDGQPELGDEAALQNCMPSNALSDLGIQDPISTVPTPAQAEECPDNENDVPNYYDIEALILDQDLIPWDQDSDLMHPEVTRFHHPESRKALIRLEQGARSYMNRAIMSHGAFAVIYGLHLKYYIKDPEVTLGRETEDVKVDIDLGKEGRANKISRRQVSPR; encoded by the exons aTGGGCGCCCTATCGGCGTCGACTTCGTCGGTGAACTGGCTAGTCGAGGACGACATCCTCCTCAAGAACGCTGTCGAG ACTGGTGCCTCATTGGAGTCCTTAGCAAAAGGAGCTGTATGTTTTTCCCGTAAATTCACACTTGAAGAAATACAGGATCGTTGGAATTCATTGCTATATGACCCAGAGGTCTCAACACAAGCTTCTTCCCGGATGGCTGAGTATGAAAATGAACTCTCCACATCTGACCCAGCCAAGGCACATAAACTTTTCAATTCAAAAGCGAAGGATTTTTCATTTCAGAAACGGAAAATTGACAGTGTGAAGAACCTATATTATGCAATGAGAAAGAGAGTATGCAACGATCCATGCTACACTGCAGACCTTGGATTTCTTGTTGCCCCCTGTTCGTGCATAGCAAATGGTAGTGAGTGTGTCTGTGGAGGCCTACCTAATAATATTGAGCCAGGGCTGAGTTCAGTGAGCCGCAATGGGCAAGTCGGTGCAAGCTACAATGGTGGACATACATATCCTGGAATGAATGGGCATTCTTTTCACACAAAGCATGCTGAGAGCATGGTAAGAGATGGGGATGACACCAATAACATTGCGTATGGCTACTCAGATGTAGGTCAAATGTACGAACATCATGCCTACACTGCCAATAATCATGGGAGTGGTGACAGGAATAATGTTTCTCTAAAGAGTATCACGGATTTTCAGGATTCTATGCAGTTCCAGCAATTGGACAGCAATCAATGTGGTAATGGAGTGGTAGACTCCAAGGCATTGGTGATCCCTAACCATTTCAGTGGAAATGTGCAGGAACCTATCCCACTCCAAGTGATTGGTCAACCTGAGGGTCCTGAGGCACCTGGTGGTGCAATTTGGAGCGGGGTTCAGCGAAGAGGCACGCTCACTCTTGCTGATGATAAGAATGTAAAGTTAGAAAACAGGGACCCTCACCCATTTGAAGCAAATTTAGATGGTGGGATTTGCACGTCTGGTTTAGAACACGAGGCAGATTTCATGGACTTCCCATTTTTCAGTAATAGTGAAGAATTTGATATCCTGAATGGTGAAAACTTTTTGAATTCTCCGAGCGAGGGAAACCAGGAGGATTTAGATGATTCTGCCTTCAAAGTTGTTCCTGGGGTTAGATCAACCATGCAAAGTCTGGCGCATTCCAATGAAGCCAATACGTCATGTGATCAAATAGATCCTGGCCATGTGGAAAGTAATGTAGACGTTTCTGGTATAATGTTGGCTCCTACTTCATTAGTGGTGCCATGTCCTGGCGTGTATGTTGAGTGCAAATTGAACACAGAAGATCCTGAAATCCCTTGCAATGATGATGTTGCTACACCTCCTGAGTATCCTCTTGAATGCTGTACCTTGGGCCAGAAATCGGAGAACACTATCTATCCAGTCTCCCCTGCAACCAGCCCTGCATCGAATGCTGAACATTCCAAAGCAAATGACTTGGCCCTAATAAAGGTGGAGGATATGGCAAATGCCCAACCTTTACAAACAGTGAAGATTGGCCCATCCACTTCagaacaaaaagaagattcagtGGCACATGATAAAGGTGGTGTCCTAGGAGCTAAGCCGTTAGAAGGTCCTTCAACAACTGGAGGCCTTTTGACTACTGCTAATATTGTCACAAATGATGCAAACACATGCATGCTAGCTCTGCCCTCGTTCAGCGCTGCTGGATTTGGTGAAGGATCTCCTTGTAGTTTAGGACAACACGAGAGTTTTAATAACTCTCATGGTTTGACTGTACAAAATTCAGTTCAAGCTCCTGATCAGATGCAACACAACTCATTTGATGGTCAACCAGAATTAGGTGATGAGGCTGCTCTACAGAACTGTATGCCATCAAATGCACTATCGGATTTGGGTATTCAAGACCCTATTTCAACAGTGCCAACACCAGCTCAAGCAGAAGAATGCCCTGACAATGAAAACgatgttccaaattactatgATATAGAAGCTTTG ATTCTTGACCAGGATCTCATCCCGTGGGATCAGGACTCTGATTTGATGCATCCTGAAG TTACCAGATTTCATCACCCGGAAAGCAGGAAGGCATTGATAAGATTAGAACAGGGTGCTCGCTCTTATATGAACAGAGCTATCATGTCACATGGTGCCTTTGCAGTTATCTATGGATTGCACTTGAAATACTACATAAAGGATCCTGAG GTTACTCTTGGAAGAGAGACAGAAGATGTTAAAGTTGACATTGATTTGGGAAAAGAAGGGAGGGCAAATAAAATATCTCGCCGACAG GTGTCGCCTAGGTGA
- the LOC117848970 gene encoding uncharacterized protein isoform X1, whose product MGALSASTSSVNWLVEDDILLKNAVETGASLESLAKGAVCFSRKFTLEEIQDRWNSLLYDPEVSTQASSRMAEYENELSTSDPAKAHKLFNSKAKDFSFQKRKIDSVKNLYYAMRKRVCNDPCYTADLGFLVAPCSCIANGSECVCGGLPNNIEPGLSSVSRNGQVGASYNGGHTYPGMNGHSFHTKHAESMVRDGDDTNNIAYGYSDVGQMYEHHAYTANNHGSGDRNNVSLKSITDFQDSMQFQQLDSNQCGNGVVDSKALVIPNHFSGNVQEPIPLQVIGQPEGPEAPGGAIWSGVQRRGTLTLADDKNVKLENRDPHPFEANLDGGICTSGLEHEADFMDFPFFSNSEEFDILNGENFLNSPSEGNQEDLDDSAFKVVPGVRSTMQSLAHSNEANTSCDQIDPGHVESNVDVSGIMLAPTSLVVPCPGVYVECKLNTEDPEIPCNDDVATPPEYPLECCTLGQKSENTIYPVSPATSPASNAEHSKANDLALIKVEDMANAQPLQTVKIGPSTSEQKEDSVAHDKGGVLGAKPLEGPSTTGGLLTTANIVTNDANTCMLALPSFSAAGFGEGSPCSLGQHESFNNSHGLTVQNSVQAPDQMQHNSFDGQPELGDEAALQNCMPSNALSDLGIQDPISTVPTPAQAEECPDNENDVPNYYDIEALILDQDLIPWDQDSDLMHPEVTRFHHPESRKALIRLEQGARSYMNRAIMSHGAFAVIYGLHLKYYIKDPEVTLGRETEDVKVDIDLGKEGRANKISRRQAVIKMDEAGSFHIKNIGKCPIFVNSKEIPSCKRINLSSDSLIEVKDMRFIFHVNQDAVRQYIDRELKPER is encoded by the exons aTGGGCGCCCTATCGGCGTCGACTTCGTCGGTGAACTGGCTAGTCGAGGACGACATCCTCCTCAAGAACGCTGTCGAG ACTGGTGCCTCATTGGAGTCCTTAGCAAAAGGAGCTGTATGTTTTTCCCGTAAATTCACACTTGAAGAAATACAGGATCGTTGGAATTCATTGCTATATGACCCAGAGGTCTCAACACAAGCTTCTTCCCGGATGGCTGAGTATGAAAATGAACTCTCCACATCTGACCCAGCCAAGGCACATAAACTTTTCAATTCAAAAGCGAAGGATTTTTCATTTCAGAAACGGAAAATTGACAGTGTGAAGAACCTATATTATGCAATGAGAAAGAGAGTATGCAACGATCCATGCTACACTGCAGACCTTGGATTTCTTGTTGCCCCCTGTTCGTGCATAGCAAATGGTAGTGAGTGTGTCTGTGGAGGCCTACCTAATAATATTGAGCCAGGGCTGAGTTCAGTGAGCCGCAATGGGCAAGTCGGTGCAAGCTACAATGGTGGACATACATATCCTGGAATGAATGGGCATTCTTTTCACACAAAGCATGCTGAGAGCATGGTAAGAGATGGGGATGACACCAATAACATTGCGTATGGCTACTCAGATGTAGGTCAAATGTACGAACATCATGCCTACACTGCCAATAATCATGGGAGTGGTGACAGGAATAATGTTTCTCTAAAGAGTATCACGGATTTTCAGGATTCTATGCAGTTCCAGCAATTGGACAGCAATCAATGTGGTAATGGAGTGGTAGACTCCAAGGCATTGGTGATCCCTAACCATTTCAGTGGAAATGTGCAGGAACCTATCCCACTCCAAGTGATTGGTCAACCTGAGGGTCCTGAGGCACCTGGTGGTGCAATTTGGAGCGGGGTTCAGCGAAGAGGCACGCTCACTCTTGCTGATGATAAGAATGTAAAGTTAGAAAACAGGGACCCTCACCCATTTGAAGCAAATTTAGATGGTGGGATTTGCACGTCTGGTTTAGAACACGAGGCAGATTTCATGGACTTCCCATTTTTCAGTAATAGTGAAGAATTTGATATCCTGAATGGTGAAAACTTTTTGAATTCTCCGAGCGAGGGAAACCAGGAGGATTTAGATGATTCTGCCTTCAAAGTTGTTCCTGGGGTTAGATCAACCATGCAAAGTCTGGCGCATTCCAATGAAGCCAATACGTCATGTGATCAAATAGATCCTGGCCATGTGGAAAGTAATGTAGACGTTTCTGGTATAATGTTGGCTCCTACTTCATTAGTGGTGCCATGTCCTGGCGTGTATGTTGAGTGCAAATTGAACACAGAAGATCCTGAAATCCCTTGCAATGATGATGTTGCTACACCTCCTGAGTATCCTCTTGAATGCTGTACCTTGGGCCAGAAATCGGAGAACACTATCTATCCAGTCTCCCCTGCAACCAGCCCTGCATCGAATGCTGAACATTCCAAAGCAAATGACTTGGCCCTAATAAAGGTGGAGGATATGGCAAATGCCCAACCTTTACAAACAGTGAAGATTGGCCCATCCACTTCagaacaaaaagaagattcagtGGCACATGATAAAGGTGGTGTCCTAGGAGCTAAGCCGTTAGAAGGTCCTTCAACAACTGGAGGCCTTTTGACTACTGCTAATATTGTCACAAATGATGCAAACACATGCATGCTAGCTCTGCCCTCGTTCAGCGCTGCTGGATTTGGTGAAGGATCTCCTTGTAGTTTAGGACAACACGAGAGTTTTAATAACTCTCATGGTTTGACTGTACAAAATTCAGTTCAAGCTCCTGATCAGATGCAACACAACTCATTTGATGGTCAACCAGAATTAGGTGATGAGGCTGCTCTACAGAACTGTATGCCATCAAATGCACTATCGGATTTGGGTATTCAAGACCCTATTTCAACAGTGCCAACACCAGCTCAAGCAGAAGAATGCCCTGACAATGAAAACgatgttccaaattactatgATATAGAAGCTTTG ATTCTTGACCAGGATCTCATCCCGTGGGATCAGGACTCTGATTTGATGCATCCTGAAG TTACCAGATTTCATCACCCGGAAAGCAGGAAGGCATTGATAAGATTAGAACAGGGTGCTCGCTCTTATATGAACAGAGCTATCATGTCACATGGTGCCTTTGCAGTTATCTATGGATTGCACTTGAAATACTACATAAAGGATCCTGAG GTTACTCTTGGAAGAGAGACAGAAGATGTTAAAGTTGACATTGATTTGGGAAAAGAAGGGAGGGCAAATAAAATATCTCGCCGACAG GCTGTTATCAAAATGGATGAAGCTGGGTCTTTTCATATCAAGAACATTGGGAAATGTCCAATCTTTGTTAATAGCAAGGAAATACCAAGCTGCAAACGCATCAACTTAAGCTCTGACTCATTAATTGAG GTAAAGGATATGAGGTTTATTTTCCATGTAAACCAGGATGCTGTGAGACAGTACATCGATCGTGAACTGAAGCCAGAACGCTAA